The Henckelia pumila isolate YLH828 chromosome 2, ASM3356847v2, whole genome shotgun sequence genome includes a window with the following:
- the LOC140878127 gene encoding uncharacterized protein: MLSETKAMLVMKLHAAVCDRTTGESFLRAVMEESREGARGVLLLEKGIKNIEGEGDFGIESLVPNGIGKKNIWARGKTMFGYSLNLFRLTNLVFVNSTKPRFSEVVRLQIGSGDTTRIIDGCRSRRIKLCAALAAAGLIAAHSTKLQCDRQLKKKYGVITLADCRSSLEPALSTHHFGLYQSAFLDVQTVKGDENLWDLAQRIYSNFADHKKCNKHLADLSDINYLMCKAMENPSLTTSSSLRTAFVSVCEDPVLDDSREWQREIGVEYYMGCSSVHGIGPSVAIFDTIRDGELDCACVYPSPLHSRAQMNELVDQMRRVLIDESD; the protein is encoded by the exons ATGTTGTCGGAAACAAAGGCAATGTTGGTGATGAAGCTTCACGCCGCCGTGTGTGACCGGACCACGGGGGAGTCGTTTCTCAGAGCGGTGATGGAGGAGAGTCGAGAGGGCGCCAGAGGGGTGCTGCTGCTGGAGAAGGGAATAAAGAATATTGAGGGGGAGGGTGATTTTGGGATCGAGTCTCTTGTTCCGAATGGGATTGGGAAAAAGAATATTTGGGCACGTGGGAAGACAATGTTTGGGTATTCGTTGAATTTATTCAGATTGACCAATTTGGTGTTCGTAAATTCTACGAAGCCCAGATTTTctgaggttgtgagattgcaaaTTGGTTCAGGAGACACCACCCGGATTATTGAT GGCTGCAGGTCTAGGAGGATTAAACTGTGTGCAGCACTTGCGGCGGCCGGATTAATCGCCGCCCATTCTACTAAACTTCAATGTGATCGTCAGCTAAAGAAGAAATATGGAGTGATTACTCTGGCTGACTGCCGCTCCAGTCTTGAACCAGCTCTTTCAACTCATCATTTTG GATTGTACCAATCTGCATTCCTCGACGTGCAAACAGTGAAAGGGGACGAAAATTTATGGGATTTGGCTCAAAGGATCTACTCCAACTTCGCTGATCACAAGAAGTGCAACAAGCATTTGGCGGACTTGTCTGATATAAACTATCTTATGTGCAAAGCCATGGAAAACCCGAGCCTGACCACATCATCATCACTCAGAACTGCTTTCGTTTCCGTTTGCGAGGATCCCGTGCTCGACGATTCCCGTGAATGGCAGCGAGAGATTGGAGTGGAGTACTACATGGGATGTTCTTCTGTACATGGAATTGGCCCTTCTGTCGCCATATTCGACACGATTCGTGATGGAGAGTTGGATTGTGCTTGTGTCTATCCATCACCGTTGCATTCGAGGGCACAGATGAATGAGCTTGTTGATCAGATGAGAAGGGTGTTGATCGATGAGAGTGATTAA